Proteins encoded by one window of Xylella fastidiosa:
- the ybeY gene encoding rRNA maturation RNase YbeY → MTRGPIFLNVGISYGLPRTKLPAAVSFRKWVAATLQGRIRKADLAIRIVDEKEGRALNYHYRNKDYATNVLSFPAQLPEPFPKALKIPLLGDIVMCAPVIAREATEQGKSLSAHYAHLTVHGTLHLLGWNHEDHQEADAMEQLEREILANLGISDPYLGEY, encoded by the coding sequence ATGACACGCGGCCCGATTTTTCTCAATGTTGGCATCAGCTATGGCCTGCCCCGGACCAAACTTCCCGCCGCCGTAAGCTTCCGCAAATGGGTTGCCGCAACACTGCAAGGACGTATCCGCAAAGCCGACCTAGCGATTCGTATCGTCGACGAAAAAGAAGGCCGCGCACTTAACTACCACTATCGCAACAAAGACTACGCCACCAACGTCCTTAGCTTCCCCGCTCAACTTCCCGAACCCTTTCCTAAAGCCCTGAAAATCCCCCTACTCGGCGACATCGTGATGTGCGCCCCAGTGATCGCACGCGAAGCCACAGAACAAGGCAAATCACTCTCTGCACACTACGCCCACCTCACCGTACACGGCACCCTACATCTACTCGGCTGGAACCACGAAGACCATCAAGAAGCCGATGCCATGGAACAACTTGAACGCGAGATCCTAGCCAATCTCGGCATCAGCGACCCCTACCTCGGAGAATACTGA
- a CDS encoding PhoH family protein produces MNTPAQRHFTLEPANAERLADLSGCFNEHLRQIELRLGVEIANRGHTFHITGPEPAVTSTETLLRALYAEATGTTFNNHTIQLRLSEAHMAQIVEQTDTPQDIGIRVKRGTVRGHGANQTKYLHKIATHDINFGIGPAGTGKTFLAVASAVEALNESRVQRLILVRPAVEAGEKLGFLPGDLNQKIDPYLRPLYDALYEMLGVEKVLKLLEKNIIEIAPLAYMRGRTLNNAFVILDEAQNTTIEQMKMFLTRLGFGSTAVVTGDLTQIDIPKHLKSGLDDAIEVLHDIEGISFTFFKSHDVVRHPLVARIVSAYDKHNTHPSTTKPA; encoded by the coding sequence ATGAATACACCTGCACAACGTCACTTTACCCTTGAACCAGCCAACGCCGAACGGCTGGCCGACCTCTCTGGCTGCTTCAACGAACACCTACGCCAAATCGAACTGCGTTTGGGCGTAGAGATCGCCAACCGCGGCCACACATTCCACATTACCGGCCCCGAACCCGCTGTGACCAGCACAGAAACCCTACTCCGCGCACTGTACGCCGAAGCCACCGGTACCACCTTCAACAACCACACGATCCAACTGCGTCTGAGTGAAGCACATATGGCACAGATCGTCGAACAGACAGATACACCTCAAGATATCGGAATCAGAGTCAAGCGCGGCACCGTGCGCGGACACGGCGCCAACCAAACCAAATACCTCCACAAAATCGCCACCCACGACATCAACTTCGGCATTGGCCCCGCCGGCACCGGCAAAACCTTCCTCGCCGTGGCCAGTGCAGTCGAAGCACTGAACGAATCCCGTGTACAGCGTCTCATCCTCGTCAGACCAGCCGTCGAAGCCGGCGAAAAACTCGGTTTTCTGCCCGGCGACCTGAACCAGAAAATCGACCCCTACCTACGCCCCCTGTATGACGCACTTTACGAAATGCTGGGTGTGGAAAAGGTCCTCAAACTACTGGAAAAAAACATCATCGAAATCGCACCATTGGCTTACATGCGAGGACGTACACTCAACAACGCCTTTGTCATCCTGGATGAAGCGCAAAACACCACCATTGAACAGATGAAAATGTTTCTGACCCGTCTCGGCTTTGGCTCGACCGCCGTAGTAACCGGCGACCTAACCCAAATCGACATCCCCAAACATCTCAAGTCCGGCCTGGACGACGCCATCGAAGTACTGCACGACATTGAAGGCATCAGCTTCACCTTCTTCAAATCACACGATGTCGTACGCCACCCACTTGTTGCACGTATCGTCAGTGCCTACGACAAACACAACACACATCCCAGCACCACCAAACCAGCATGA
- a CDS encoding lytic transglycosylase domain-containing protein, producing MKSRFRIVGVLLTMIAVPAWGAALYKCLNVDGIPSYVSKRVAGATCTVVVNHVHRVPSPAVAVPAVVPVSGAVKDAVVSAPSVGGAAVMSAPVRPSVAGGGKRLVSGQVYSYIQDGVRHYSSSVPRQTASVHGLRTISYSFIETCYACAPNPGVNFGSMPLNTSAYHGEIVSAAGEFGVEEALVRAIIHAESSYNPLSLSSAGAQGLMQLMPGTARRFGVTDSYDPLQNIRGGVQYLAWLLKRFNGNLTLAAAGYNAGEGAVDRYGGVPPYSETQRYVERVNVLLGRYRAALMSTHQ from the coding sequence ATGAAAAGTCGCTTCCGTATCGTTGGGGTGTTGTTGACCATGATAGCGGTGCCTGCTTGGGGGGCGGCGCTCTACAAGTGTTTGAATGTTGACGGTATACCGAGTTATGTCAGTAAGCGTGTTGCTGGTGCGACGTGTACGGTTGTGGTTAATCATGTGCATCGTGTTCCATCGCCGGCTGTGGCTGTTCCCGCCGTGGTGCCTGTTTCCGGGGCTGTGAAGGATGCTGTGGTTTCAGCTCCCTCGGTTGGTGGTGCTGCAGTGATGTCAGCGCCGGTGCGTCCCTCTGTAGCTGGAGGGGGGAAGCGTTTGGTCAGTGGGCAGGTTTATTCTTATATTCAGGATGGGGTGCGTCACTACAGTAGCTCCGTTCCGAGGCAAACGGCCAGTGTGCATGGGTTGCGCACGATTTCTTATAGTTTCATCGAAACTTGTTATGCCTGTGCGCCGAATCCTGGGGTCAATTTTGGTTCGATGCCTTTGAATACGTCTGCTTATCATGGCGAAATCGTTTCCGCCGCAGGGGAGTTTGGGGTGGAGGAGGCGTTGGTGCGTGCGATTATTCATGCCGAATCTTCGTATAACCCTCTTTCGTTGAGTAGCGCTGGTGCGCAGGGGTTGATGCAGTTGATGCCAGGGACTGCGCGGCGTTTCGGGGTCACTGATTCCTATGATCCGCTGCAAAATATCCGTGGTGGGGTGCAGTATTTGGCTTGGTTGTTGAAGCGATTTAACGGGAATTTGACATTAGCAGCGGCTGGATATAATGCCGGTGAGGGTGCGGTTGATCGTTACGGCGGTGTGCCACCGTATAGTGAGACGCAGCGTTATGTTGAGCGCGTCAATGTGCTTCTTGGACGGTACCGTGCGGCGTTGATGAGTACACATCAATGA
- a CDS encoding glutathione S-transferase N-terminal domain-containing protein produces MAVNVRMRNTLTLFSSANDVLCHRVRLVLAAKGVNYEMVSVDPQNPPEDLIDLNPYHSVPTLVERELVLYAASVVTEYVDERYPHPRLMPMDPLSRARLRLAMLRIEHDWVPQVQAVQLGNKTQAEAGRKRLKELLMASLPLFKASKFFLNAEMSLADCAMAPIIWRLQALDVSLPKDGKAIEDYGNRIFRNPGFIRSLTDQEKKLRDFVV; encoded by the coding sequence ATGGCAGTGAATGTACGTATGCGAAATACCTTGACGCTGTTTTCCTCGGCCAATGATGTGTTATGTCATCGCGTTCGCTTGGTTCTTGCGGCCAAGGGGGTGAATTACGAGATGGTGTCTGTAGATCCACAGAATCCTCCTGAGGATCTGATTGATCTTAATCCTTATCATTCTGTGCCGACATTGGTTGAGCGTGAGTTGGTGCTGTACGCTGCTTCTGTGGTCACTGAATATGTTGATGAGCGTTATCCGCATCCGCGGCTGATGCCAATGGATCCGCTGTCTCGTGCAAGACTGCGTTTGGCTATGTTGCGTATTGAACATGATTGGGTTCCTCAGGTGCAGGCCGTCCAACTTGGTAACAAGACTCAAGCCGAAGCTGGGCGTAAGCGGCTCAAAGAATTGCTGATGGCATCGCTACCGTTATTCAAGGCCAGCAAGTTTTTTTTAAATGCGGAAATGAGTTTGGCCGATTGTGCAATGGCACCAATTATTTGGCGTTTGCAGGCGCTGGACGTGTCGTTGCCAAAGGACGGTAAGGCGATTGAGGATTACGGTAATCGCATTTTTCGTAATCCAGGTTTTATCCGGAGTCTGACTGACCAGGAAAAGAAGTTACGTGACTTTGTTGTTTGA
- a CDS encoding helix-turn-helix domain-containing protein: MNSLAIRAVADNVRRLLEARRLSQKELAALSGVSQKSINDLLNYGGTVSKEPRLGTIEKLAKGFGIATWQLQIPGLPVDLLQGQMVSKVIENFRDAGTVGRENISRVAESEVRYSLVQNSERGAPR; this comes from the coding sequence ATGAACTCACTAGCAATTAGGGCTGTTGCTGACAATGTCCGGCGGCTGCTGGAGGCGCGTCGTTTAAGTCAAAAAGAGCTGGCTGCTCTCTCGGGCGTTTCCCAAAAGTCAATCAATGATTTGTTGAATTACGGCGGAACTGTTAGCAAGGAGCCGCGCTTGGGAACCATTGAGAAGCTGGCGAAGGGATTTGGGATTGCTACTTGGCAACTCCAGATTCCAGGGTTGCCTGTTGATCTGCTTCAGGGTCAGATGGTTAGCAAGGTCATCGAAAACTTCCGTGATGCAGGAACGGTCGGGCGAGAAAATATCAGTCGTGTTGCTGAAAGTGAGGTGCGATATAGCCTGGTACAAAACTCCGAAAGGGGAGCGCCCCGCTGA
- a CDS encoding cytochrome c1, whose product MADWGRLRRCLCWILCLLLPCVLMSAAQAVDDVPLEHAGNDVSDRMSLQRGVQLYMNYCVGCHSLKYLRYSRIAADLGLSEVQVMSTLNVTGAKFGDTIMTGMPVDTSEQWFGKIPPDLSLVARVRGSDWIYTYLRSFYVDSTRPLGWNNRLFVDVSMPNPLSHLQGVQRAEYGGASQAGADRLVTGLVLVQPGQQSPAEFDQTLRDIVNFLQYAAEPAALQRHSLRVWVLLFLVLLTFLVYLLKKAYWEDVH is encoded by the coding sequence ATGGCTGATTGGGGCAGGTTACGGCGTTGTTTGTGTTGGATACTGTGCTTGTTGTTGCCATGTGTGCTGATGTCCGCTGCACAGGCGGTGGATGATGTCCCGTTGGAACATGCCGGTAATGATGTGAGTGATCGCATGTCGTTGCAGCGCGGTGTGCAGTTGTACATGAATTATTGTGTGGGCTGCCATTCGTTGAAGTACCTACGTTATTCACGTATCGCTGCTGATTTGGGTTTAAGTGAAGTGCAGGTGATGAGTACCCTCAATGTCACCGGTGCCAAGTTTGGCGATACGATCATGACAGGGATGCCGGTTGACACCTCCGAGCAGTGGTTTGGTAAGATTCCGCCGGATTTGAGTTTGGTGGCCCGCGTCCGTGGGAGTGATTGGATCTACACTTATCTGAGGTCTTTCTACGTCGACTCGACTCGCCCGCTGGGTTGGAACAATCGACTGTTTGTCGATGTTTCTATGCCCAATCCACTGTCGCATCTCCAGGGTGTGCAGCGGGCAGAATATGGTGGGGCGTCGCAGGCTGGTGCTGATCGGTTAGTGACTGGGTTGGTTCTGGTCCAGCCAGGTCAGCAGAGCCCTGCTGAGTTTGACCAGACTCTGCGTGACATTGTCAATTTCTTGCAATATGCCGCCGAGCCTGCGGCGTTACAACGGCATTCTTTGAGAGTATGGGTACTGTTGTTCCTAGTGTTGTTGACTTTCTTGGTTTATCTACTTAAGAAGGCTTATTGGGAGGACGTGCATTGA
- a CDS encoding acyl-ACP--UDP-N-acetylglucosamine O-acyltransferase produces MKNTFNYVFSNGQPATAALDWINPDGSKGGIVAANANINPSVVIDRTSVVDVNVTIGAGTVIGGKTKIGRNSVIGTKVTITCNADIGNNVCIGKESKINNKVRIEDHAVIGESVSIGYNTHLGQSVSISYNVHLGQSISIGHKAHLGESVSVDDNVHIGESVSIGDHVHLGESVSIAKLACIARHASISHRACIGESVRVVEFARIAPGAIVSQ; encoded by the coding sequence ATGAAAAATACTTTCAATTACGTATTTTCCAATGGGCAACCAGCTACAGCCGCACTGGATTGGATCAATCCAGATGGAAGTAAAGGCGGTATCGTCGCTGCCAACGCCAATATCAATCCGTCTGTGGTGATTGATAGAACTTCCGTGGTTGATGTGAATGTCACCATCGGGGCCGGCACGGTGATCGGTGGAAAAACCAAGATTGGCAGAAATTCGGTGATCGGCACAAAAGTCACTATTACTTGTAATGCTGATATCGGTAATAACGTCTGCATTGGTAAAGAATCAAAAATTAATAATAAAGTCCGGATTGAGGATCACGCCGTGATTGGTGAGTCGGTCAGCATTGGCTATAACACGCACCTAGGCCAGTCGGTCAGTATTAGCTATAACGTGCACTTAGGTCAGTCGATCAGCATTGGCCATAAAGCGCACCTAGGGGAGTCGGTCAGTGTTGATGATAACGTGCACATAGGCGAGTCAGTCAGTATTGGCGATCATGTGCATCTAGGTGAGTCAGTCAGTATTGCCAAATTGGCGTGCATCGCTCGTCATGCGAGCATTAGTCATAGAGCATGTATCGGCGAGTCGGTAAGGGTTGTGGAATTTGCACGCATCGCTCCTGGTGCCATCGTCAGTCAATGA
- a CDS encoding ClpXP protease specificity-enhancing factor, with the protein MSKFPRMTSHRPYLLRALVEWINDNGMTPHILVDAGIQGVQVPESAVKDGRVVLNIAGRAVMHLHIGNDGVSFNARFGGVSYPVQVPMQALLAVYARETGQGMALPDDIQGEPPEDVPPPPETPSGGKDTSPVSGKRSHLRVVK; encoded by the coding sequence ATGAGTAAATTTCCACGAATGACCAGTCATCGGCCCTATCTGTTACGAGCCTTGGTCGAATGGATTAACGACAATGGGATGACTCCCCATATTTTGGTGGATGCGGGCATTCAGGGTGTGCAGGTTCCGGAAAGTGCCGTCAAGGATGGTCGGGTCGTATTGAATATTGCTGGGCGTGCAGTGATGCATTTGCATATTGGCAATGACGGCGTCAGCTTTAATGCCCGTTTCGGTGGAGTCAGCTATCCGGTGCAGGTCCCAATGCAAGCGTTATTAGCGGTGTATGCACGTGAAACAGGGCAGGGTATGGCCTTACCAGACGATATCCAGGGTGAGCCGCCGGAAGATGTGCCGCCACCACCTGAGACCCCGAGTGGCGGCAAAGATACGTCCCCTGTTTCTGGGAAGCGATCGCACTTGCGCGTAGTGAAGTAA
- a CDS encoding HlyC/CorC family transporter, producing the protein MSEDDDHRTITESQEKRRSWLERLSAAFSGDPHTLDDLMVILRSAEHHGIIATDTLRMMEGAIAIADLTVGDVMVPRSQMVSLPVESDLQTITKQMVESGHSRFPVHGENKDEVLGILLAKDLLRGVSANHTITNVHELLRPVGMIPESKKLNVLLKEFRLSHNHMAIVVDEYGGVAGLVTIEDILEQIVGDIDDEHDETEDQTNMIAIQADGCYIVDALTPIEDFNERFNAEFPDDDYDTIGGLVTEAIGHLPETGDELTIGRFAFRVAKANARRIHILHVTVLPPNEQNTA; encoded by the coding sequence ATGTCAGAAGACGACGATCATCGCACCATTACCGAATCCCAAGAGAAACGCCGCAGCTGGCTCGAACGCCTGAGCGCTGCATTCTCCGGAGACCCACACACCCTTGACGACCTGATGGTCATCCTGCGTAGCGCCGAACACCACGGAATCATCGCCACAGATACCCTGCGCATGATGGAAGGAGCGATCGCAATCGCAGACCTCACCGTCGGCGACGTGATGGTACCGCGCTCCCAAATGGTTTCACTGCCTGTTGAATCAGACCTACAGACCATCACAAAACAAATGGTTGAATCCGGCCACTCACGCTTCCCTGTCCACGGCGAAAATAAAGACGAAGTCCTAGGCATCCTCCTCGCCAAAGACCTGCTGCGTGGCGTATCCGCCAACCACACCATCACCAACGTACACGAACTACTGCGCCCCGTCGGGATGATCCCCGAATCGAAAAAACTCAACGTCCTGCTCAAAGAATTCCGACTCTCCCACAACCATATGGCCATTGTTGTCGACGAATATGGCGGCGTTGCTGGACTCGTCACGATTGAAGACATACTGGAACAAATCGTCGGTGACATTGACGACGAACACGACGAAACCGAAGACCAAACCAACATGATTGCCATCCAGGCCGACGGCTGCTACATCGTCGACGCCCTGACCCCAATTGAAGACTTCAACGAACGCTTCAACGCTGAATTTCCCGACGACGACTACGACACCATCGGCGGCCTAGTGACCGAAGCCATCGGACACCTACCCGAAACCGGCGACGAACTGACCATAGGTCGATTCGCATTCCGCGTCGCCAAAGCCAATGCACGCCGGATCCACATACTCCACGTGACCGTACTTCCTCCCAACGAACAGAACACCGCTTGA
- a CDS encoding SDR family oxidoreductase, which produces MTQSRWRLDGRTALITGASTGIGLAVARELLGLGADVLLVARDADLLGRVRDELAEEFPERELHGLAADVADDVDRRAILDWVEDCSNGLHVLINNAGGNVTRAALEYTEDEWREIFEINLFSAFELCRYTQPLLACHASTAIVNIGSVSGLTHVRSGVPYGMSKAALHQMTRNLAVEWAEDGIRVNAVAPWYIRTRRTSEPLSDLYYYEQVIERTPMRRIGEPEEVAAAVAFLCLPASSYVTGECIAVDGGFMRYGF; this is translated from the coding sequence ATGACCCAATCCCGTTGGCGTTTGGATGGTCGTACGGCTTTGATCACGGGGGCTAGTACAGGTATCGGTCTGGCTGTTGCTCGTGAGTTGTTGGGCCTGGGTGCCGATGTGCTGTTGGTAGCGCGTGATGCTGATTTGCTGGGGCGAGTACGCGATGAACTGGCAGAGGAATTCCCTGAGCGTGAGTTACATGGATTGGCTGCTGATGTTGCTGACGATGTGGACCGCCGTGCGATTCTGGATTGGGTCGAAGATTGCAGTAATGGTTTGCATGTGTTGATCAACAATGCTGGTGGCAATGTGACGCGTGCAGCGCTTGAATATACAGAAGACGAGTGGCGTGAGATTTTCGAGATCAATCTGTTCTCTGCGTTCGAGTTGTGTCGTTACACGCAGCCGTTGTTGGCGTGTCATGCAAGTACGGCGATTGTCAATATTGGCAGTGTATCTGGCTTGACGCATGTGCGCAGTGGAGTGCCGTATGGGATGAGCAAGGCGGCGTTGCACCAAATGACCCGCAATTTGGCTGTGGAATGGGCTGAGGATGGGATCCGTGTCAATGCGGTAGCGCCTTGGTATATCCGTACGCGTCGTACGTCGGAGCCGCTCTCTGATCTGTACTATTACGAGCAAGTCATTGAACGTACGCCGATGCGCCGCATTGGAGAGCCGGAGGAAGTGGCTGCGGCAGTGGCATTTCTTTGTTTGCCAGCGTCCAGTTATGTGACCGGCGAATGTATTGCGGTGGATGGCGGTTTTATGCGCTATGGTTTCTGA
- the petA gene encoding ubiquinol-cytochrome c reductase iron-sulfur subunit, with the protein MVKGGGHGSSDLKRRRFLTAVTTLVGTVGAGFVSVPFFKSLGLSPKSKLAGASVVVDVGGLQEGQRLILEWRGQPVWVVRRSKAVLDALPGLSGRLKDPMSEVKSQQPAYVLHNTDLRSIRPEISVLVGVCTHLGCSPQMMAEIRPESFDPEWKGGYFCPCHKSRFDMSGRVFRGMPAPINLLVPPHHYRDERTLVIGVGPESVHRAGDV; encoded by the coding sequence ATGGTGAAGGGTGGGGGGCATGGATCCAGTGATTTAAAGAGGCGACGTTTTCTTACTGCGGTGACGACGTTGGTTGGTACGGTCGGTGCAGGGTTTGTCTCGGTGCCTTTTTTCAAGTCATTAGGTCTCAGTCCTAAGAGTAAATTGGCGGGCGCGTCGGTGGTTGTTGATGTCGGTGGGTTGCAAGAAGGTCAGCGTTTGATTCTGGAGTGGCGTGGTCAGCCGGTCTGGGTGGTTAGGCGTTCTAAGGCAGTTCTTGATGCGTTGCCAGGATTGAGTGGGCGCTTGAAGGATCCAATGTCCGAGGTGAAGAGTCAGCAGCCAGCGTATGTGCTTCACAATACTGATTTGCGTTCGATCAGGCCGGAGATTTCGGTGTTGGTGGGTGTGTGTACGCACTTAGGGTGTTCGCCGCAGATGATGGCCGAGATCCGCCCGGAGTCGTTCGATCCAGAATGGAAGGGGGGGTATTTTTGTCCTTGTCACAAGTCGCGTTTTGACATGTCAGGGCGGGTGTTCCGTGGGATGCCGGCTCCAATCAATTTGTTGGTGCCACCGCATCATTACCGCGATGAGCGGACGCTTGTGATCGGTGTGGGTCCGGAAAGTGTCCATCGGGCAGGGGACGTTTGA
- a CDS encoding cytochrome b encodes MRNIIARGVRGVVDWVGARVPGLVLFYRNHFTEYYVPKNLNVWYCFGSLLLVVLVNQVVTGFFLVMHYKPSVAEAFQSIEMTIMRDVEWGWLIRYMHSTGASLFFIGVYLHMFRGLIYGSGKKPRELVWVLGMLMYVVLMVEAFVGYVLPWGQVSFWGAKVIISLFGVIPVIGNGLDEWIMGDYLPSDVTLSRFFALHVIVLPLLLGFLLVLHLVALRGVGSNNPDGIDIHQGPKGNRWDSMQLADSIPFHPYYTLKEMVAVCVLLLLAAFVIFFAPEFGGLFLEYGNFVEANPLVTPEDMKPVWYFAPYYAMLRLVPGKSVGVLVMFSAIAILFLVPWLDRGKVYSIRYRGWIARIALGVFVICFVWLAVIGLGPGTAVWEIYVGRVMIFLYFAFFITMPLWTVVASMKPVPERLTSHG; translated from the coding sequence ATGAGAAACATCATTGCTCGTGGTGTCCGAGGGGTGGTGGATTGGGTCGGTGCGCGTGTTCCGGGATTAGTGTTGTTTTATAGGAATCACTTCACGGAGTACTACGTACCTAAAAATCTCAATGTCTGGTATTGCTTCGGGTCGCTATTACTGGTGGTGTTGGTGAATCAGGTCGTCACTGGCTTCTTTCTTGTGATGCATTACAAGCCCAGTGTTGCGGAGGCGTTCCAGTCGATCGAAATGACGATTATGCGGGACGTTGAGTGGGGCTGGTTGATTCGTTATATGCACAGTACGGGTGCTTCGTTGTTTTTCATCGGGGTATATCTGCACATGTTCCGTGGGTTGATCTATGGCAGTGGAAAGAAACCACGTGAATTAGTTTGGGTGTTGGGTATGTTGATGTATGTGGTACTGATGGTTGAGGCATTCGTGGGGTACGTGTTGCCGTGGGGGCAGGTGTCGTTCTGGGGGGCGAAGGTGATTATTTCGCTGTTCGGTGTGATCCCAGTGATCGGCAATGGTCTGGATGAGTGGATCATGGGCGATTATTTGCCGTCCGATGTGACGCTCAGTCGTTTCTTTGCATTGCACGTGATTGTGTTGCCGCTGTTGTTGGGATTTTTGCTGGTGCTGCATTTGGTTGCGTTACGCGGGGTTGGTTCCAACAATCCGGATGGTATTGACATCCATCAGGGCCCTAAAGGAAATCGTTGGGATTCTATGCAGTTAGCTGACAGTATCCCGTTCCATCCGTATTACACGCTTAAGGAAATGGTGGCGGTTTGTGTCCTATTGTTGTTAGCGGCCTTCGTGATTTTTTTCGCTCCGGAGTTTGGCGGTTTGTTTTTGGAGTACGGCAATTTTGTTGAAGCGAATCCCCTGGTGACTCCTGAGGATATGAAGCCGGTTTGGTATTTTGCGCCGTATTACGCGATGTTGCGTTTGGTACCTGGTAAATCGGTTGGTGTGTTAGTGATGTTTTCTGCGATCGCTATTTTGTTTCTGGTGCCTTGGTTGGATCGCGGCAAGGTGTATTCGATTCGTTATCGTGGCTGGATTGCACGGATAGCATTGGGTGTGTTTGTAATTTGTTTTGTGTGGCTTGCGGTGATTGGATTGGGGCCAGGTACGGCTGTTTGGGAAATCTATGTTGGGCGGGTGATGATTTTTTTGTATTTCGCATTTTTCATCACTATGCCATTGTGGACGGTAGTGGCTTCTATGAAGCCGGTTCCAGAACGATTGACTTCCCATGGCTGA
- a CDS encoding DUF4105 domain-containing protein, with product MQPGQLFFEHFGHDAIIVADPISGQSLSYNFGYFDPLEPDFLRRVIRDEMLYYLISLPLEEDLDEYLNTGRSITIQWLDLPPEQATTLAQTLEIRSQPEYARYHYDLITANCATMLRDSLDQAMGGTLKTQLTQHTHRNTYRSEVIRLASPTPWMWLGLDLVMGPYADQPLSPWEESFIPMRLAQHLTQVHNSAGRPLVQQTQIILPHHPTSPSPHPLPRPWTWWLLGLGIATLTLLLAPHHPRRLTLLALPFWLICTLGGLLLIYLWGFTIHQAAWANHNLLLLNPLSLLLIVGGIAWLCGRTPGRCFDLLLWSNAAASLAALLTYWLPAYTQHNLPWIGLLLPNHLALAWTLHRRLTTATHHPK from the coding sequence ATGCAGCCCGGCCAACTCTTCTTCGAACACTTCGGCCACGATGCAATCATCGTCGCCGACCCAATCAGCGGCCAATCCCTCTCCTACAACTTCGGCTACTTCGACCCCCTGGAACCTGACTTCCTCCGTCGTGTCATCCGCGACGAAATGCTTTATTACCTCATCTCACTTCCCTTAGAAGAAGACCTCGACGAATACCTCAACACCGGGCGCAGCATCACCATCCAATGGCTGGACCTGCCCCCTGAACAAGCCACCACACTCGCACAGACACTGGAAATTCGCAGCCAGCCAGAGTATGCCCGCTATCACTACGACCTCATCACTGCCAACTGCGCCACAATGCTGCGCGACAGCCTGGACCAGGCGATGGGCGGCACACTGAAAACACAACTGACACAACACACACACCGCAACACCTACCGCAGCGAAGTCATCCGCCTGGCCTCGCCAACCCCCTGGATGTGGCTCGGACTTGACCTGGTGATGGGTCCATACGCCGACCAGCCACTCTCACCCTGGGAAGAATCCTTCATACCCATGCGCCTGGCCCAACACCTGACCCAAGTGCACAACAGCGCCGGACGCCCCCTAGTACAACAAACCCAGATCATCCTACCCCACCACCCCACCAGCCCCTCCCCACACCCCCTCCCCCGCCCCTGGACGTGGTGGCTCCTTGGCCTTGGCATAGCAACACTGACACTCCTACTCGCACCACACCACCCACGCCGCCTGACCCTACTGGCACTCCCATTCTGGTTGATCTGCACCCTCGGCGGACTCCTCCTCATCTACCTGTGGGGCTTCACCATCCACCAGGCCGCCTGGGCCAACCACAACCTCCTCCTCCTCAACCCACTGAGCCTGCTCCTGATCGTCGGCGGTATCGCCTGGTTATGCGGCAGAACACCCGGCCGCTGTTTCGATCTCCTCCTATGGAGCAACGCCGCCGCCAGCCTCGCCGCACTGCTCACCTACTGGCTCCCCGCCTACACCCAACACAACCTCCCATGGATCGGCCTGCTCCTTCCAAACCACCTCGCCCTGGCCTGGACACTGCACCGCCGCCTCACCACAGCAACACATCACCCAAAATGA